A genomic segment from Lignipirellula cremea encodes:
- a CDS encoding DUF1553 domain-containing protein gives MTINLRRADPARFPTWLALLALAVGAWAPFATAAEVARWDFDSEAAMPLELHGDVQRDQAGPRPPEFPDMANDNTALRFEGKGFLTLEDPGPDSDFDFTNGDRITLEAWVRLDKAGSSSPMYVVSKGRTGSAAFTRDNQNWALRVVTQKGLVKPSFLFATPLPKADSQAHWHRWTARLGFVAGSGWHHIAVAYHFGKPESIRGWIDGEPTTGDWDMGGPTTEKPVVDDDAIWIGSASGGAGGNSFQGWLDAVAIHREILDDETIAARFHREGGPRVSGPQPEKMPDLGPVPEGRVLVTLAEAMPDASRWLLQNETWPLETDRFLSDAFLLPRIPVRYDDWGIRIGWTDPVLLRIAGDIELPAGPNRFLVRARSLSRLWIDGKLVARTKTVRSRGGNLEPIVRIPEPLVPGARRLPFPQQEAFVEYEIPPGPQEGPQRLRVVLELIVGGNGDRTESGEVCVAVQPGGKGPLFVLTPDAASPLALTDAAIEPHLRRLEALLTAFEDYVRREVASSQDAFWERRHQMAREAAAELKPSRKTASSHPIDQFVADKIAVALKQAEQVDEKTARHFHDQVLPILREQCFRCHGEKEQGGLRLNTREQALSHGDSELPAIVPGDPDASQLIIRIRDKEMPPTEEGLSAEQIGILETWVKEGAVWPNPPLPPAAVALAPVIDDASFLRRAYLDVVGVGPTEEEARTFLASQDSNKRTRLIEQLLDDDRYADHWISFWLDLLAENPGLLNPSLNTTGPFRWYLYDSLRDHKPLDRMATELILMRGSPHHGGSAGFALAGENDSPMAAKGHILASAFLGIELQCARCHDSPYHSTTQEDLYSVAAMLNRKQLAPPKTSRVPDAFFEGIGRPSLIKVTLKPGVQVQPKWPFAQFTGVEDGPHIDPLVQSPDDTRERLAALITAPQNHRFPQVVVNHLWNRLLGAGIVQPVNDWEGKTPSHPQLLQWLAQDLVLHDYDLRHVLRRIMTSEMYQREAVGQNRLAAAQQRFFNAPDPRRLTAEQVVDSLFAATGRRMETGELTFVHDGAEPMRARLTLGSPSRAWMFAGLNNERDRPSLSMPRAQAVVDVLEAFGWTGTRQQPIAERSTDPNLLQPGILANGVLSMSLTRAAWQTPLSQLALTTDSPGALLDALFLRFRSRYPSEQEKAIFVPALAAGFDDRILPVDQVKSLPEELPLPVSTWSNHLVPEANTIQEEWQRRVRRGPAADPRLEAKWREVYEDLVWSLVNDREFVWIP, from the coding sequence ATGACGATAAATTTACGCCGCGCTGATCCTGCTCGATTCCCCACATGGCTGGCTTTGCTGGCGCTGGCCGTTGGGGCCTGGGCGCCCTTTGCGACCGCCGCCGAGGTTGCTCGCTGGGACTTTGACAGCGAAGCTGCGATGCCTTTGGAGCTGCACGGCGACGTGCAGCGCGATCAGGCCGGGCCGCGTCCGCCGGAATTCCCGGACATGGCCAACGACAATACTGCGCTACGGTTTGAGGGGAAGGGGTTTCTCACCCTGGAAGACCCAGGTCCGGACAGCGATTTTGATTTCACGAACGGCGATCGAATCACCCTGGAGGCCTGGGTGCGGCTGGACAAGGCCGGCAGTAGTTCGCCCATGTATGTGGTCAGTAAAGGGCGAACCGGCTCCGCGGCGTTTACCCGCGACAACCAGAACTGGGCGCTGCGCGTGGTCACGCAAAAGGGATTGGTGAAACCCAGCTTTCTGTTCGCCACCCCGCTACCGAAGGCCGACTCCCAAGCGCATTGGCATCGCTGGACCGCAAGGCTGGGATTTGTCGCTGGCTCCGGCTGGCATCATATTGCTGTGGCCTATCACTTTGGCAAACCGGAGTCCATTCGCGGCTGGATCGATGGCGAACCGACAACCGGCGACTGGGATATGGGCGGCCCCACCACAGAGAAGCCTGTCGTCGACGACGACGCCATCTGGATCGGATCGGCCAGCGGCGGCGCAGGCGGGAACAGCTTTCAAGGCTGGCTGGACGCCGTCGCCATACATCGCGAAATATTAGACGACGAAACCATCGCCGCCCGCTTCCATCGCGAGGGAGGCCCGCGCGTCTCGGGGCCGCAGCCGGAAAAGATGCCCGACCTGGGTCCCGTGCCTGAGGGTCGGGTGCTGGTGACCCTGGCCGAAGCAATGCCCGATGCCTCGCGCTGGTTGCTGCAGAACGAAACCTGGCCGCTGGAAACAGACCGTTTCCTGAGCGATGCCTTTCTGTTGCCGCGCATTCCGGTGCGCTATGACGACTGGGGGATTCGCATTGGCTGGACGGATCCGGTGTTGCTGCGCATCGCTGGCGACATCGAATTGCCCGCTGGGCCAAATCGCTTTCTGGTGCGCGCCCGATCGCTGAGCCGGCTGTGGATCGATGGCAAACTGGTCGCCCGCACCAAAACGGTCCGTAGTCGAGGCGGCAACCTCGAACCCATTGTGCGGATTCCGGAACCGCTGGTCCCCGGCGCGAGACGGTTGCCGTTTCCGCAACAGGAAGCTTTTGTCGAATATGAGATCCCGCCCGGCCCCCAGGAGGGACCGCAACGCTTAAGGGTGGTCCTGGAACTGATTGTCGGCGGCAACGGGGACCGAACGGAATCCGGTGAAGTCTGCGTCGCGGTGCAGCCCGGCGGGAAAGGTCCCTTGTTTGTTCTCACCCCCGACGCCGCGTCGCCTTTGGCGTTGACCGACGCCGCGATCGAACCGCATCTGCGGCGCCTTGAGGCCTTGCTGACAGCCTTTGAAGACTACGTCCGTCGAGAAGTCGCCTCGTCCCAGGACGCTTTCTGGGAACGCCGGCATCAAATGGCTCGAGAAGCGGCCGCGGAATTGAAGCCTTCCCGTAAAACTGCCAGCAGTCATCCGATCGACCAGTTCGTCGCCGACAAGATCGCCGTCGCCCTGAAGCAGGCGGAGCAGGTCGATGAAAAAACGGCCCGGCATTTCCATGATCAGGTGCTGCCCATCCTCCGCGAACAGTGCTTCCGTTGCCATGGCGAAAAAGAGCAAGGCGGCCTGCGGCTGAATACGCGAGAACAGGCCCTCTCCCACGGCGACTCCGAACTGCCCGCCATCGTTCCGGGCGATCCCGACGCCAGTCAATTGATTATCCGCATCCGCGACAAGGAGATGCCGCCCACCGAGGAAGGGTTATCCGCCGAGCAGATCGGCATCCTGGAAACCTGGGTCAAAGAAGGCGCGGTCTGGCCGAATCCGCCGCTCCCGCCCGCCGCCGTAGCGCTGGCCCCCGTAATCGATGACGCCTCTTTTCTGCGCCGCGCCTACCTGGATGTGGTCGGCGTGGGCCCCACCGAGGAGGAAGCTCGGACGTTCCTGGCCAGCCAGGATTCCAACAAACGCACGCGGTTGATTGAGCAGCTATTAGACGACGATCGTTATGCTGATCACTGGATCAGCTTCTGGCTGGACCTGCTGGCCGAAAACCCAGGCCTGCTGAATCCCTCGCTCAACACGACCGGTCCATTTCGCTGGTACCTGTACGACTCGCTCCGCGACCACAAACCGCTGGACCGGATGGCGACCGAGTTGATTCTGATGCGAGGCAGTCCGCACCACGGCGGCAGCGCGGGCTTTGCGCTGGCCGGCGAGAACGATTCGCCGATGGCGGCCAAAGGGCATATTCTGGCCTCGGCGTTTCTCGGGATCGAACTGCAATGCGCCCGTTGCCACGATTCCCCCTACCACAGCACCACCCAGGAAGATCTGTATTCTGTCGCCGCGATGCTGAATCGCAAACAGCTCGCACCGCCGAAGACCAGCCGCGTCCCCGATGCTTTTTTCGAAGGCATCGGCCGCCCCTCCCTGATCAAGGTCACATTGAAGCCCGGCGTACAAGTGCAACCGAAATGGCCGTTCGCCCAGTTCACCGGAGTGGAGGATGGACCCCACATCGACCCCCTGGTGCAAAGCCCCGACGACACTCGCGAACGCCTGGCCGCATTGATCACCGCGCCCCAGAATCATCGCTTTCCGCAGGTCGTCGTTAATCACCTTTGGAATCGACTGCTGGGCGCCGGGATTGTCCAGCCGGTTAACGACTGGGAGGGAAAAACGCCCAGCCATCCCCAACTTCTGCAATGGCTGGCCCAGGATCTTGTCCTCCACGATTACGACCTGCGCCATGTGCTGCGGCGGATCATGACCTCGGAAATGTACCAGCGAGAGGCCGTCGGGCAGAACCGACTGGCAGCGGCCCAGCAACGCTTCTTCAACGCTCCCGACCCGCGACGGCTCACCGCGGAGCAGGTCGTCGATTCTTTGTTTGCCGCAACGGGACGCCGGATGGAGACCGGAGAGTTAACTTTTGTCCACGATGGGGCCGAGCCGATGCGGGCCCGACTGACGCTGGGTTCGCCCAGCCGCGCGTGGATGTTTGCGGGGTTGAACAACGAACGCGACCGACCCAGTTTGTCGATGCCGCGGGCCCAGGCGGTTGTCGATGTGCTGGAAGCGTTCGGCTGGACGGGAACGCGGCAGCAGCCGATTGCCGAACGTTCGACCGATCCGAACCTGCTGCAGCCTGGGATTCTCGCCAATGGCGTCCTCTCTATGTCGCTCACGCGTGCTGCGTGGCAAACGCCTTTATCGCAACTGGCGCTGACTACCGACTCGCCGGGCGCCTTGTTGGATGCGTTGTTTCTTCGTTTTCGGTCGCGGTACCCGAGTGAACAGGAAAAAGCGATCTTTGTTCCCGCTTTGGCTGCTGGATTCGATGACCGCATTTTGCCCGTCGATCAGGTAAAATCGTTGCCTGAAGAGCTGCCTTTGCCGGTATCGACCTGGTCCAACCATCTGGTTCCGGAAGCGAACACGATACAAGAAGAATGGCAACGTCGGGTTCGCCGTGGCCCTGCGGCCGACCCTCGACTCGAGGCAAAGTGGCGGGAAGTGTACGAAGACCTGGTCTGGAGCCTCGTCAACGATCGCGAATTCGTTTGGATCCCTTGA
- a CDS encoding DUF1501 domain-containing protein, translating into MNTPNRRQFLATSAVAAGALSMSPSARASAPETLLQGQAEHVISIWLGGGMGHLDTFDPKAKGDPQAKKAGSYYDAIDTVVEGVQVCQHLSQTAQVMDRVTAVRSVNHNVIDEHAAATNRMHTGRTISGTVTYPSLGSLIVHERGPANDGAPPYVLIGYPNVTRGPGFLGAKYGYLYLTETGRGPAGLSRPEGITAMRQSRREAFLSSLRKSAGPTEVAALLDYDDAIQQSLKLSGPEFNRVFHLDGEPDDLRNRYGGEFGQRCLLSRRLVERGVRFIEVSHNLNFLNGSGWDVHSSGIVNQHKLIQELDTALATLIADLEQKHLLDKTLIVITTEFGRPAGFDSGGGRGHQGKSFSCVLAGGGLSHCGAYGETDDLAKEIVADPVSVPDFFATVCAAAGVNYRKNLYAGDRPVPLTDLGTPIARLFAS; encoded by the coding sequence ATGAATACTCCCAACCGGCGACAGTTCCTGGCCACTAGCGCCGTTGCGGCCGGCGCGCTGAGCATGTCGCCGTCGGCGCGGGCGAGCGCACCCGAAACGTTGCTCCAGGGCCAGGCCGAGCATGTGATCTCGATCTGGCTGGGCGGCGGGATGGGCCATCTGGACACGTTCGACCCCAAAGCCAAAGGCGATCCCCAGGCAAAGAAGGCCGGCTCCTACTACGACGCTATCGACACCGTCGTGGAGGGGGTCCAGGTTTGCCAGCATCTGTCCCAGACTGCGCAGGTGATGGACCGCGTAACTGCCGTTCGCTCGGTCAACCACAATGTGATCGACGAACACGCCGCGGCGACCAATCGCATGCACACAGGGCGAACGATCAGCGGCACGGTGACGTATCCTTCGCTGGGGTCATTGATCGTTCACGAACGGGGTCCCGCCAACGACGGCGCGCCGCCGTATGTGCTGATCGGCTACCCGAATGTGACCCGGGGACCGGGCTTCCTGGGAGCCAAATATGGCTACCTTTACCTGACCGAAACGGGCCGCGGTCCGGCAGGTCTGTCGCGTCCCGAAGGCATTACGGCAATGCGTCAAAGTCGCCGGGAGGCGTTTCTGTCCTCCCTGCGAAAAAGCGCCGGGCCGACGGAAGTCGCCGCACTCCTGGACTACGACGACGCGATCCAGCAGAGCTTGAAACTGAGCGGCCCCGAGTTCAATCGCGTCTTTCATCTCGACGGAGAGCCAGACGACTTGCGTAACCGCTACGGCGGCGAATTCGGCCAACGCTGTCTACTCAGCCGTCGCCTGGTCGAGCGCGGCGTGCGGTTCATCGAAGTCAGCCACAACCTGAACTTCCTCAACGGCTCCGGCTGGGATGTGCACAGCAGCGGAATCGTCAACCAGCACAAACTGATTCAAGAACTCGACACGGCGTTGGCGACCCTGATAGCGGATCTTGAGCAGAAACACTTGCTCGATAAAACTCTCATCGTGATTACGACCGAATTCGGACGTCCCGCAGGCTTCGACAGCGGGGGCGGCCGCGGCCATCAGGGGAAATCGTTCAGCTGCGTGCTGGCCGGCGGAGGGCTGTCACACTGCGGCGCCTACGGCGAAACCGACGACCTGGCCAAAGAGATTGTCGCCGATCCGGTCAGCGTGCCCGATTTCTTCGCCACGGTGTGCGCCGCTGCCGGCGTGAACTATCGCAAGAATCTCTATGCCGGCGACCGTCCCGTGCCGCTCACCGATCTGGGAACCCCGATCGCCCGACTGTTTGCCTCCTGA
- a CDS encoding alkaline phosphatase family protein produces the protein MAGVELKAPHPLDGIDASRLLDGSDAHRSKPMGFWHHFQSGQSTWSDRIQKAIMEKQLAGDPLPHDPPRIQKDVDEFPQFPEETATGHAAWNDWPWKLHRINGKKFELYNLIEDPMEKHDLSQDPQQAARLAQMRQELEGWMRSVIRSLNGKDYQ, from the coding sequence ATGGCGGGTGTCGAACTGAAGGCTCCGCATCCGCTCGACGGAATCGATGCGAGCCGCCTGCTGGACGGGTCCGACGCACACCGCAGCAAGCCGATGGGGTTCTGGCACCACTTTCAAAGCGGGCAGTCGACCTGGAGCGACCGGATCCAGAAAGCGATCATGGAAAAACAGCTGGCCGGGGACCCTTTGCCGCATGACCCGCCGCGGATCCAGAAAGACGTTGACGAATTCCCCCAGTTCCCGGAAGAGACGGCGACCGGGCATGCCGCCTGGAACGACTGGCCCTGGAAGCTGCACCGCATTAACGGCAAGAAATTCGAACTGTATAACCTGATCGAGGATCCAATGGAGAAGCACGACCTTTCCCAGGATCCCCAGCAGGCAGCACGCCTTGCACAGATGCGGCAAGAGCTGGAGGGATGGATGCGATCCGTCATCCGCAGCCTGAACGGCAAAGACTATCAATAG
- a CDS encoding sulfatase family protein, with translation MTKPFYSAVCLFFLLSIASARWAGAADSGPPNIILVMADDQGWGDTAYNGHAFVQTPALDAMAKDGLVLDRFYAGAPVCSPTRASVMTGRTPIRTKVTNHGRYMRPHEQTIAETLKAAGYVTGIFGKVHLGSGQPDSPCNPSGMGFDEWVVGLNFFDNDPYLSRNGKIEHFRGKGSVVLMDEALAFLKNHKDGDRPMFTVIWFPSPHDPHAETPDGPVLYEGKPHAGYYREITLLDQQVGRLRGAIREMGIAENTIVWYCSDNGGLVTETSGGREKRAASTKAACAFRGSLNGPPASSRVARPHRCQLVTSIRRCWQWRVSN, from the coding sequence ATGACGAAACCCTTCTATTCCGCTGTTTGCCTTTTTTTTCTGCTGTCGATCGCCTCTGCGCGGTGGGCGGGAGCGGCTGATTCCGGGCCGCCCAACATCATTCTGGTGATGGCGGACGATCAGGGTTGGGGGGACACTGCCTACAATGGGCATGCGTTCGTGCAGACGCCGGCGCTCGACGCCATGGCGAAGGACGGACTTGTATTGGATCGCTTCTATGCGGGAGCGCCTGTCTGTTCGCCGACCCGCGCCAGCGTGATGACAGGGCGCACTCCGATCAGGACGAAAGTGACCAACCATGGCCGCTACATGCGTCCCCATGAGCAGACGATTGCGGAAACGCTGAAAGCGGCCGGCTACGTGACCGGAATCTTTGGCAAAGTCCACCTGGGATCAGGCCAACCCGACTCGCCCTGCAATCCCAGCGGTATGGGATTTGATGAATGGGTCGTCGGCCTCAACTTTTTTGATAACGATCCTTACCTGAGCCGCAACGGAAAGATCGAACACTTTCGTGGGAAAGGATCGGTCGTCCTGATGGACGAGGCGCTCGCCTTCCTCAAGAATCATAAGGACGGCGACCGTCCGATGTTTACCGTTATCTGGTTTCCCTCGCCGCATGATCCGCACGCGGAAACGCCCGACGGTCCTGTTCTGTACGAAGGCAAGCCGCATGCTGGTTACTACCGTGAGATTACACTGCTGGATCAGCAGGTCGGCCGCTTGCGGGGGGCGATCAGGGAGATGGGCATCGCCGAGAACACGATCGTCTGGTACTGCAGCGACAACGGCGGGCTGGTCACGGAGACTTCCGGCGGCCGGGAAAAAAGGGCAGCATCTACGAAGGCGGCCTGCGCGTTCCGGGGATCATTGAATGGCCCGCCCGCAAGCTCCAGGGTCGCACGGCCGCACCGCTGTCAACTTGTGACATCTATCCGACGGTGCTGGCAATGGCGGGTGTCGAACTGA
- a CDS encoding DUF6924 domain-containing protein translates to MRLSVERLRPWAAGCDTVREPSGRTFEDSAAARIASISDPACDVLTVEQFMTLFRKKACRHAMLLVDKIALVDPQMPALAVSARPRLSDRNVPFAWIISPGGIAVC, encoded by the coding sequence ATGCGGTTGTCAGTTGAACGCCTGCGTCCGTGGGCGGCCGGTTGCGATACGGTTCGCGAACCGAGCGGGCGAACCTTCGAAGATTCCGCCGCGGCTCGCATCGCGTCCATCAGCGACCCTGCCTGCGACGTCCTGACGGTCGAGCAGTTCATGACCTTGTTTCGAAAAAAAGCGTGCCGTCACGCCATGCTGCTCGTCGACAAGATCGCGCTCGTCGATCCCCAAATGCCCGCCCTTGCTGTCAGCGCACGCCCCAGGCTCAGTGATCGAAACGTCCCTTTTGCTTGGATAATTTCTCCTGGCGGGATCGCGGTCTGCTGA
- a CDS encoding sulfatase-like hydrolase/transferase, producing the protein MKLLLKPYFLLAVGLALFSLRTASAAEKPNILFIYTDDHSYRTVSCYEQAEDWARTPNMDRLAAQGVRFTHAYIGTWCMPSRVTMLTGRHQYGARTMRMDGVYPGSTYDPQQCPFWPAVFRQHGYQTAHIGKWHSGRDAGFGRDWDYQKVWNRPQHPSNAPNYYYDQLISTDGAEAVVTPGYSTDNYTGWAVDYIKGAHRDADKPWYLWLCYGGVHAPYTPAERHLGDYAQIKVPTPADIYPPRPGKPGYMQKQSSWEKGPDGQPVLSKAAIGDEIGDNLERDQGRNLTLWARQYHQAVRALDEGVGKVLAALEESGQLENTLVCLTADQGYAWGHHGFRAKLAPYDANIRSPLIFSMPGTLPQGKVCRTPVGGADLPPTFFHFAGLDLPWKMHGHDLSPLLENPQSKWPYVTMLPFTADKFGADCDAVPPPPGNRHKRGIPWYVMLADGRYKYIRTLEEGEPEELYDLQEDPEELTNLATEVDHQFTLHVLRDAALGELKRTDAKMIDSLPAVKE; encoded by the coding sequence ATGAAGCTCCTCTTGAAACCTTACTTCCTGCTGGCTGTCGGCCTGGCGCTCTTCAGCCTGCGAACCGCATCGGCGGCGGAGAAGCCGAACATCCTGTTCATTTACACCGACGACCATTCCTATCGCACGGTCTCCTGTTATGAACAGGCCGAGGACTGGGCCCGTACGCCAAACATGGATCGTCTGGCGGCGCAGGGCGTCCGCTTTACGCACGCTTATATTGGCACCTGGTGCATGCCGTCCCGGGTGACAATGCTCACCGGCCGGCATCAGTACGGAGCGCGGACGATGCGGATGGACGGCGTGTATCCGGGCAGCACCTACGACCCGCAGCAATGCCCGTTCTGGCCCGCCGTCTTTCGTCAGCACGGCTACCAGACGGCGCATATCGGCAAGTGGCATTCGGGCCGCGATGCGGGCTTCGGCCGCGACTGGGATTACCAGAAGGTCTGGAACCGGCCCCAGCATCCGTCCAATGCGCCCAACTACTATTACGATCAACTAATCTCGACCGATGGCGCCGAAGCGGTCGTCACGCCCGGCTATTCGACCGACAACTACACCGGCTGGGCCGTGGACTATATCAAGGGAGCCCATCGCGACGCGGACAAACCGTGGTATCTGTGGCTGTGCTACGGCGGCGTGCATGCGCCGTATACGCCCGCCGAACGTCACCTGGGCGACTACGCCCAGATTAAAGTCCCCACGCCGGCCGACATCTATCCTCCGCGTCCGGGCAAGCCAGGCTACATGCAGAAACAATCCTCCTGGGAGAAAGGTCCCGATGGCCAGCCGGTCCTCAGCAAAGCAGCGATCGGCGACGAGATTGGCGATAACCTGGAACGTGACCAGGGACGCAACCTGACCCTCTGGGCGCGACAGTACCACCAGGCGGTTCGCGCGCTCGACGAAGGCGTCGGCAAGGTGCTGGCGGCTCTGGAAGAATCGGGCCAGCTAGAGAACACGCTCGTCTGCCTGACCGCCGACCAGGGCTACGCCTGGGGACATCACGGGTTCCGGGCCAAGCTGGCGCCTTACGACGCCAACATCCGCTCGCCTTTAATCTTCTCCATGCCGGGCACGCTGCCGCAAGGAAAAGTCTGCCGCACTCCGGTCGGCGGGGCCGATCTGCCGCCGACGTTCTTCCACTTTGCCGGCCTCGATCTGCCCTGGAAAATGCACGGGCACGACCTGTCGCCTTTGCTGGAAAATCCCCAGTCCAAATGGCCCTACGTAACGATGCTGCCGTTTACGGCTGACAAGTTCGGCGCCGACTGCGACGCCGTTCCCCCGCCGCCCGGCAACCGCCACAAGCGCGGCATCCCCTGGTATGTGATGCTGGCCGACGGCCGCTACAAATACATCCGTACGCTCGAAGAGGGCGAACCGGAAGAACTTTACGACCTGCAGGAAGACCCGGAAGAGCTGACCAACCTGGCGACCGAAGTCGACCACCAGTTCACCCTGCACGTGCTCCGCGACGCCGCCCTGGGCGAGCTGAAAAGGACCGACGCCAAGATGATCGACTCCCTGCCGGCCGTGAAAGAGTAA
- a CDS encoding sulfatase family protein: MKTAWLLLAAVLCGTPLAGAAEPTAAKPNILWITIEDWSPDLSCYGVKGLQTPHVDKLAAEGIRYETAFTTSPVCSTSRSAMMTGFYQNYIGANQHRENAKKPLPYGIKPIPHLFAEAGYFTALMSNKTDVNFVPNSKSELFQGGDWSERKDGQPFFARITFGGTHRAWNRDPQRPIDIADVELPPYYPDTPFVRRDWANGLEQMQLVDRQIGELLKRLEDEGLADNTLVFFIGDHGRCHIRGKQFLYDGGIRIPMIVRWPGKIAPGQVSRELVMSIDICATILEAAGIRAPVPLHGKSLFSQEVKERKYVFAARDKMDETHDAMRAIRSRDYKLILNLMPERAWCQYNRYKEASYPVLAEMNVLNLQGKLTPAQAAFFAPSKPRIELFDLQQDPYEVNNVAESAEYAAVREELLQELETWRRDVIKDQGVSKAFRALDVYPATNPADSVDVWVAANGQKYDFRKNGWPSWYPTRSLAEWEEAREQWAPYVFRGPSEKVARPTIGRTAKR; this comes from the coding sequence ATGAAAACGGCGTGGTTGCTGCTGGCGGCTGTGCTTTGCGGGACTCCCCTGGCGGGCGCCGCCGAGCCGACTGCGGCTAAACCGAACATCTTGTGGATCACCATTGAAGACTGGTCGCCCGACCTGTCCTGTTATGGCGTGAAGGGCCTGCAGACGCCGCACGTCGACAAGCTGGCGGCCGAAGGGATCCGTTACGAAACGGCCTTTACGACGTCGCCCGTTTGCTCGACTTCGCGGTCCGCCATGATGACAGGCTTCTATCAGAACTACATTGGCGCCAACCAGCATCGGGAGAATGCCAAAAAGCCGCTGCCTTACGGCATCAAACCGATCCCGCATCTGTTTGCCGAGGCCGGTTACTTTACCGCGCTGATGAGCAACAAGACCGACGTCAATTTTGTCCCCAACAGCAAGTCGGAGCTGTTCCAGGGCGGCGACTGGTCAGAGCGCAAAGACGGCCAGCCGTTCTTTGCCCGGATCACGTTCGGCGGCACGCATCGGGCCTGGAACCGCGATCCGCAGCGGCCGATCGACATTGCCGATGTGGAGCTGCCGCCGTATTATCCGGACACGCCGTTCGTCCGCCGGGACTGGGCCAACGGGCTGGAGCAGATGCAGCTGGTCGACCGCCAGATCGGCGAATTGCTCAAACGCCTGGAGGACGAAGGGCTGGCCGACAACACGCTGGTGTTCTTCATTGGCGATCACGGCCGCTGCCACATCCGCGGCAAGCAGTTTCTCTACGACGGCGGCATTCGCATCCCCATGATCGTCCGCTGGCCCGGCAAGATCGCCCCCGGCCAGGTGAGCCGGGAGCTGGTGATGTCGATCGATATTTGCGCCACCATCCTGGAAGCCGCCGGCATCAGGGCGCCTGTTCCGCTGCACGGCAAAAGCCTGTTCAGCCAGGAGGTGAAAGAGCGGAAGTATGTCTTTGCCGCCCGGGATAAAATGGACGAAACGCACGACGCGATGCGGGCGATCCGTTCCCGCGACTACAAGCTGATTCTGAACCTCATGCCGGAGCGGGCCTGGTGCCAGTACAACCGCTACAAGGAAGCTTCCTATCCGGTGCTGGCGGAGATGAACGTCCTGAACCTGCAGGGGAAACTCACCCCCGCCCAGGCTGCTTTCTTTGCTCCGTCGAAGCCCCGGATTGAGCTGTTCGACCTGCAGCAGGACCCGTACGAAGTGAACAACGTGGCCGAGTCCGCGGAGTACGCCGCCGTGCGGGAGGAGCTGCTGCAGGAACTGGAAACATGGCGTCGTGACGTGATCAAAGACCAGGGCGTTTCCAAGGCGTTCCGCGCCCTGGACGTTTATCCGGCGACGAACCCGGCCGACAGCGTCGACGTCTGGGTCGCAGCGAACGGCCAGAAGTACGACTTCCGCAAAAACGGCTGGCCGTCCTGGTACCCGACGCGCAGTCTGGCCGAATGGGAAGAAGCCCGCGAGCAGTGGGCGCCTTATGTCTTCCGCGGACCCAGCGAAAAAGTCGCCCGCCCCACGATCGGCCGCACCGCGAAGCGGTAG
- a CDS encoding SGNH/GDSL hydrolase family protein encodes MLAKSWIVAAAMLCTVVASGSALAEDPSQPIRVLLVGNSQCPTIVNQQLLEKLAASDKEGRPFLVGGCIKGGASLQSHWEAGTKEGTARAMIAASDWDYVLLQDIYYVKAPAFEPYARKFDSLVKESGARPVLFGTASILSDYPAGFERQHQLHETMGKELAATIVDASSAYRRYFGDAPSQERLESLFAKDRAHPGLWGSYLYACMIYSAITDRSPLGLAAPESIPADVVKTLQETAWAQHQETAARLQK; translated from the coding sequence ATGCTGGCAAAATCATGGATAGTCGCCGCCGCGATGCTATGCACCGTCGTGGCGAGCGGTTCCGCCCTGGCCGAAGATCCGTCTCAGCCGATCCGCGTGCTGCTGGTGGGGAACAGCCAGTGCCCCACGATAGTGAACCAGCAGTTGCTGGAAAAACTGGCGGCCTCGGACAAGGAGGGACGTCCGTTCCTGGTGGGCGGCTGCATCAAAGGCGGCGCATCGCTGCAGTCGCACTGGGAGGCAGGAACAAAGGAGGGGACGGCCCGCGCCATGATCGCCGCCAGCGACTGGGACTATGTCCTGCTGCAGGATATCTACTATGTGAAGGCGCCTGCGTTCGAACCCTACGCACGGAAGTTTGACTCGCTGGTCAAAGAGAGCGGAGCCCGCCCGGTGCTGTTCGGCACGGCGTCGATTTTGAGCGACTATCCGGCCGGGTTTGAACGGCAGCATCAACTGCACGAGACGATGGGGAAAGAGCTGGCCGCGACGATCGTCGACGCCAGTTCCGCCTACCGCCGGTACTTCGGCGACGCGCCTTCCCAGGAGCGGCTGGAAAGCCTGTTCGCCAAAGATCGTGCGCATCCGGGGTTATGGGGGTCGTACCTTTACGCTTGCATGATCTACAGTGCGATTACCGATCGCAGCCCCCTGGGGCTGGCGGCGCCGGAGTCGATTCCCGCCGACGTCGTCAAGACGCTGCAGGAGACCGCCTGGGCCCAGCATCAGGAAACGGCCGCCCGCCTGCAGAAATAA